One window from the genome of Pyrus communis chromosome 16, drPyrComm1.1, whole genome shotgun sequence encodes:
- the LOC137719937 gene encoding uncharacterized protein — MVGSTLAKILDKHCLEGHNFPSWYRNVKILLTLEKIVYVLDKAPPHIPLGPSATEDERAKFDKHIEDDTQAKCYLLASMNEELQRQHEGMDSAFSIILHLTELYGEGTRNRRFSTVCELVKTKMVKGAPVHLHALKMIGFIEQLENLGTPLDGELAQDFILASLSDSFSQFVMNYNMNKMDSTLSELLNMLVTAEKTMKKENVVGTSAVAYNKPSSSKSKPQGKGKGPRRSHPLLSRKGE; from the coding sequence ATGGTTGGAAGCACACTCGCGAAAATACTCGACAAACATTGCCTAGAGGGGCACAATTTCCCATCATGGTATCGTAATGTCAAGATTCTCCTAACATTGGAGAAGATTGTTTACGTACTAGACAAAGCTCCACCTCACATACCCCTTGGCCCTTCGGCCACTGAGGATGAACGTGCTAAGTTTGACAAGCACATTGAGGATGACACACAAGCCAAGTGCTATCTGTTGGCTTCCATGAATGAGGAGCTACAGAGACAGCATGAGGGCATGGACAGTGCATTTTCCATAATACTCCATCTTACGGAGTTATATGGTGAAGGGACGCGTAACCGTCGCTTTAGCACTGTCTGTGAACTTGTGAAGACCAAGATGGTCAAGGGGGCTCCAGTGCATCTACATGCACTGAAGATGATAGGATTCATTGAACAACTGGAGAACCTAGGTACTCCACTTGACGGGGAATTGGCCCAGGACTTTATATTGGCTTCTCTTTCTGATTCATTCTCACAGTTCGTAATGAACTACAATATGAATAAAATGGATAGTACTCTCTCTGAGTTACTAAACATGTTAGTAACTGCTGAGAAAACTATGAAGAAAGAGAACGTTGTAGGGACTTCTGCAGTAGCCTACAACAAGCCATCCTCTTCCAAGTCTAAGCCGCAAGGCAAAGGCAAAGGGCCGAGAAGAAGTCACCCACTCTTAAGCCGAAAGGGggagtga